The genomic DNA AGCTTTGCctgggcagcggcagcttcGGCAGCAGCCTTTTTCTCGGCTTCCATCTTGGCGCGggcgtcttcttcggccttcttcttcatctcctcctcccactttCGCTTGGCTTCGGCCTCTTTCGCTTCCTTGGCCCtggcatcggcctcggcttGAAGAGCCTCTTTTATCTTTTGCCTCGCGTCAGCTTCGGCCTTGAGGCGGGCCTCCTCTTCAACCTTCTTCCgttcggcctcggccttaTGTTCGCGCTCTAGCCTCTCTCGAGCCTCGCGTTCGACGCGGGCCATCGCTTCCTGGTGGAGTTTCTGTCTTTGCTCCTCCTCTTTGCGTTCGGTCTCCATCCTCTCTCTGGCCGCCTTTTCAGCCTCTTGCTTGGCCTTCTCAATCTCCTTCTGCGCCAACTCTTGTGCTCGCTTCATATCCTCCATCCTGCGGGTGATGGCTTCCTCTGCCTCCTTCCGAAGTTTCTCTTCCAGCTCTTTGCGCTTttgctcctcttccttcaGAGCTTGTTCCTTCTTGAAGAGTTCGATCTGTTGCTGGAGCTTGATCTTCTCGGGATCCTCCTTTGGCGGTGGGGGTGGCTCATTCGCAGGAGTCTTGGAAGGGCCAGGGGCTTCTGTAGGTGGGGGTGGAGGAAACATACCCCACTGATGCATCTGTCCGTAGCTTTGCTGGTTGTAGAGGGCCGGcggttgctgttgctgatACGGCATCATGTCATACTGGGCTTGGCGGGGGTCGTGGAAATAGCTCTGCCCATTTGCGTGCGACATTGGCGAGAATGCGTTGTTGTATCCGAAAGGGACCATCTGGTTGGCGGGATGTCCATAGGGGCTAGGGGTGAAGCCGCCAACGTGACTATGAGGATAGCCGGCTTGCGGATgaccgccacggccgccgtaGTAGGGGCTATGGCCGGAATGTCCCCCGTGTGCCGGTTGACCCCCGTGACCGGGAGGCCTGTGGGCATATCCGCCACGAGGGGCGAATGGGGACGGCCCGTAATCTTCTGAGGGATCCACGCTGTCAAGATGGTTCGGCACTGGACCGGGCCGATACGGGAACTGGGTTTGAGCGAGGGCGGGACGGTGAGGGAGTTGGTGTTGACGGACGGCACGCTGGGGTGGCGCCGGACGGCCTGCGTATCTAGGAGCAGGACTGACGGAGGCCGAATCGTCTGGGCCAATatccccctcctccgatGTGGTGTAATCCTCGTTTTCAGCCGAGTCGGAGCTGATGCCTTCAGTTTCGTTGTAGTAATGCGACTCGTCTTCACTGGCAGAAGCGGATCGGGATGTTGTTGCCCCGGACGAGGTATGGCCAGGGCGTCGATAAGATCGTCTTCCGGAGCGTGTTAGTTGACTGGTGTCTGGTGAAAGCCACCAAAGTCGGTTGGTCCCTGGCGTAGTTGAAAATATTTTAACTTACGCGGACGACATGAGAATGCGCGTGGATGTGCgtgtggcggcggcaagaaAGACCCTTTACTCACGACAATCTCGAAAGAAAGTCGGAGTAAAGGGGTGAATCGGGTGGAAGGTTGGGGTGAGAGACAGAGCAGCCGAAAGTGAGGCTTTCGACAGCGGGAACCGATGGTGTAAATTCGTCGTTGGTGGTCGAGCGTGATCGGGGCAGGCGGGATACTGGTGCAGCGTTCGCCCTTGCGCGAAATCGACTCAATGAGGGGACGATCCAAGCACGAACGAACGGGTGGCGGACCGCAAGAAAGAAGAGCGGATGACGGGCGAGTCGGGTGCAAGAGTGATCAGACGATGTGGATGTGGTGGTAGGGACGACAACAACCAGGCGGCTTCTTGAAAGCAAAGTCTCTTTGTGGAGGGCTGAGTTGAAGGACGGGCGAGTTGCGAAAATTGAGGGGTGGGCGGCAGTCGGTGGGTGGGTATTCGCTCGTGGGCTCTTGGATGTAACCGGGAAGCCCCCTGCTTTTTTGGCGAGATCGTGCAGTTGGGCGCGAAAAGAAGTGCGATTGGGTGTAAGGAAACTTGTGGCAGCTGGGCAGCTATTGCGGGTCTGGCGACCGCTCCGTTCAGGTCAACCGTAAGGCGATGATGGTCAAGGCGCACAGTGGGGTCGATGTTGAGTATGTACCTGTAGCGGTGGTgtaggcggcggcagtaTGCACAAACTAAGGCGCAGCCACTGCCACTCTCCTCCGGGCAGACAGGAGACTCCCAGCCTGGATTGTACTGTGTGGTATGGATGGAACGGTTTGTAAGGACAGAGAGAGTGCCTTTAAGGTAGCGATGCGTCGATGTTGTGCTGCGGTGCGATACGCGATGCGAGAGACAGCAGGATAGAGAAGCAAGTACAGAATAAGCCCCATCCGATGCCTGGGTATCCAGTCTTGCCAGTGTGGTGAATGGGGCGGGACAAGGACAGCACAGAACAGGAGGCAgggtggtgggggggaggCTTGTGGAAAGGCTTCCTCTTCTGGCGATTAGGGGGGGCTCAGCAATCGGCAGACGGGGTCCCTGGTCGGTGAGAGCGAAACTTGTAGACAACGAACGGGCAATGCGACTAAAGACTTGCTAGTGCAATGCCGTATGTCGAGAAGAGTGAGACGGGCTACAAGCCTCAAGATCAGCAACGTTCCGGTGAATCATGTGCAATAGAAAAttttggcgagggcgccaaTCGTGTCAACCTGCGCGGGACATACACACCGACACACAGGCACACAGACACACGCAATAGAATGGACCGGACTGGACAGGACAGGGGACCAAGAAAAACCACCAACGATTGGGAGCAGACAACCCCGCCATCCGGCCAGCCTGCTTGCTTTCCAGGCAGGCGACACGCTAATGTTGCTGGCTGGGAGGCGGGAGTTTGACCAAGCCCACCACCGGCCAGAGCGAGTCCATGCAGGGTGCGTGCGGCAAGGAAATGGAGGTTCTGGAATGTGTTGTTGCACTGTTCTGACACCAAACCATCTTGACCTACGTACAGCCTACGTACTCAACAGTAGGCTCCCTTTCCATCAAGGGCGCTGGCAAGAGTACATCGCAAGGAAATACATGCAACGGGAGGGACAGGCTGGGGAGGATCGGTTCGGGCGGAGACA from Colletotrichum higginsianum IMI 349063 chromosome 3, whole genome shotgun sequence includes the following:
- a CDS encoding Kinetoplast-associated protein kap, translated to MSSARSYRRPGHTSSGATTSRSASASEDESHYYNETEGISSDSAENEDYTTSEEGDIGPDDSASVSPAPRYAGRPAPPQRAVRQHQLPHRPALAQTQFPYRPGPVPNHLDSVDPSEDYGPSPFAPRGGYAHRPPGHGGQPAHGGHSGHSPYYGGRGGHPQAGYPHSHVGGFTPSPYGHPANQMVPFGYNNAFSPMSHANGQSYFHDPRQAQYDMMPYQQQQPPALYNQQSYGQMHQWGMFPPPPPTEAPGPSKTPANEPPPPPKEDPEKIKLQQQIELFKKEQALKEEEQKRKELEEKLRKEAEEAITRRMEDMKRAQELAQKEIEKAKQEAEKAARERMETERKEEEQRQKLHQEAMARVEREARERLEREHKAEAERKKVEEEARLKAEADARQKIKEALQAEADARAKEAKEAEAKRKWEEEMKKKAEEDARAKMEAEKKAAAEAAAAQAKLEADLKAKAEADYIAKVEAAKKAAEEAAAAEKKAAEEAKLRAEAAFAAAQKAAADAAAAKKKEEEEMKARAEFDARAKLEAEKKTAEATAAAEAAAKKEAEELKAKITEEAKYEANKNKGKDKAPIKFKDAVGRKFSFPFHLCSTWTGMEELIKQAFVHVEMIGPHVQEGHYDLIGPNGDIILPQVWDKVVEPDWTIEMRMWPMDKPPPPSMRPGMPIDPRHAERMAHFQAMRGGHSRMGSFPPGMAPPGGGRPGGGGAMHPPPPPNWHGPRPGPPGGHGAPDIVTVEPTQKPHRHKSKSQGTMLSWMAGGGKAPKKKSKK